In Scylla paramamosain isolate STU-SP2022 chromosome 17, ASM3559412v1, whole genome shotgun sequence, one DNA window encodes the following:
- the LOC135108635 gene encoding uncharacterized abhydrolase domain-containing protein DDB_G0269086-like, translating into MEEQKVKEPLMKEQEVKKHLMEEQMIEEHLMEEAVLEEAVKEQPVRDKSMAAQPAVEEPDDSDSDFDDDVADDSGSKQSSWEECAWQGKASLGKAENNSMMATAPPSAAPSTTHELLPWPQDAARTFHSSAVDPPTTLVMGTNKHETDHLTQATDRVVFFHMNDPPSAHVYLQLEPMAVETWAQEVDEAEEKGLDVFAPQTSCLPYSLILHCETGASAENEAAAAAATEIKMSTTQKRRARRRALAEALKASAESEAAAKPKETRVSTENKAAAAAATEIKLSGSQKQRTRRKALAEALKASAEGEAAAKPEETRAAAENEALPGRMKSVARPPCAEKTLAR; encoded by the coding sequence atggaagaacaaaaggtgaaagaacctctgatgaaagaacaagaggtcAAAAAACATCTGATGGAGGAGCAGATGATCGAAGAGCATTTGATGGAAGAGGCTGTGCTGGAAGAGGCTGTGAAGGAACAGCCTGTGCGGGACAAGAGCATGGCGGCCCAACCTGCAGTGGAAGAGCCTGACGACAGCGACTCTGATTTCGACGACGATGTCGCTGACGACTCAGGCTCCAAGCAGTCGTCTTGGGAAGAGTGTGCATGGCAGGGCAAGGCCTCCCTAGGCAAGGCCGAGAACAACAGCATGATGGCTACCGCCCCGCCCTCCGCCGCGCCCTCCACCACACACGAGCTGCTGCCGTGGCCGCAAGACGCCGCCCGCACCTTCCATAGCTCCGCTGTCGACCCTCCCACTACCTTGGTCATGGGCACCAACAAGCACGAGACGGATCACCTGACGCAGGCCACGGACCGCGTTGTCTTCTTCCACATGAATGACCCGCCCTCAGCCCACGTGTACCTGCAGCTGGAGCCCATGGCTGTCGAGACCTGGGCTCAGGAAGTGgatgaggcggaggagaaaggcCTGGACGTGTTCGCCCCACAGACCAGCTGCCTTCCCTACAGTCTGATACTTCACTGCGAGACAGGCGCCTCAGCAGAAAATGaggctgctgcagctgcagccactgaGATCAAGATGAGTACCACTCAGAAGCGCAGAGCCCGCCGCAGGGCCTTAGCTGAAGCTCTTAAAGCTTCTGCAGAAAGCGAGGCTGCCGCGAAGCCCAAGGAAACTCGCGTGTCAACAGAAAATAaggctgctgcagctgcagccactgaGATCAAGTTGAGCGGCTCCCAGAAGCAAAGGACCCGCCGCAAGGCCTTAGCTGAAGCTCTTAAAGCTTCAGCAGAAGGCGAGGCTGCCGCGAAGCCCGAAGAAACCCGCGCAGCAGCAGAAAATGAGGCATTACCTGGGAGGATGAAGAGTGTTGCTCGGCCGCCGTGTGCAGAGAAAACCCTCGCTCGCTGA